Proteins found in one Pseudomonas marvdashtae genomic segment:
- a CDS encoding ABC transporter ATP-binding protein — translation MLRLIVRLVDSQNPAALQAALRWLYSFVRPHRLAIAGLLGLSVCASSLVLVQPWLTKLLIDDGLLARNFAMLALIAGLMIVAGLLGTALSGINRYLHTRLSGRILFALRDDLYRHLQTLSPGFYGQRRIGDLMSRLDGDVAEIQRFAVDSLFSAVSSVIGLVVAVAMLVTLSWQLSLLALVLIPLDVLWLRWMRRKVERDVRQLRERSADMSSFMVETLPVMKFIQSAGQQQREAQRLQTLGQGYMSQLLRLQVTEFFTQAVPGTLTSLSRACAFLIGGYWVVQGTWQLGALIAFSTYLGMAVGPVQSLLGLYVAIQRMTVSLGRVMELRGEEPTVLTPVAPQPMPVSGELRFDNVHFSHPGRPTTLRGIQARIPYGLKVALSGGSGVGKSTLIDLLQRHHDPQSGRVLLGEVDLRELDLFQLRRRIAVVSQDIVLFRGSLADNLAYAVPDASREAIAEVARLAQLDNLVESLPEGLDSPLGERGQQLSGGQKQRIAIARALLQDPLILVLDEATSAVDEATEREVIAAIDRLFAGRTRILISHRPSTLADADLCFELLDGVLTSRTVQHEA, via the coding sequence ATGCTGCGTTTGATCGTTCGGCTGGTCGACAGCCAGAACCCCGCGGCCCTGCAAGCGGCGTTGCGCTGGCTCTACAGCTTCGTGCGCCCGCACCGGTTGGCGATCGCCGGGCTGCTTGGGCTGTCGGTCTGCGCTTCGTCGCTGGTATTGGTGCAACCCTGGCTAACCAAGCTGCTGATCGACGACGGCCTGTTGGCGCGCAACTTTGCGATGCTGGCGCTGATCGCCGGGTTGATGATTGTCGCCGGGTTGTTGGGCACGGCGCTGTCGGGCATCAATCGGTACCTGCACACGCGATTGTCCGGACGGATTCTGTTTGCCCTGCGCGATGACCTTTATCGGCATCTGCAGACGCTCTCGCCGGGTTTCTACGGCCAGCGGCGCATCGGTGATCTGATGTCGCGTCTGGATGGCGATGTCGCGGAGATCCAGCGCTTTGCCGTGGATTCCCTGTTCTCGGCGGTGTCGAGCGTGATTGGCCTGGTGGTCGCCGTGGCGATGTTGGTGACCTTGTCGTGGCAACTGTCGCTGCTGGCCTTGGTGCTGATTCCACTCGACGTGCTTTGGCTACGCTGGATGCGGCGTAAGGTCGAGCGCGATGTGCGGCAGTTGCGCGAGCGTTCGGCGGACATGTCCTCGTTCATGGTCGAGACCTTGCCGGTGATGAAATTCATCCAGTCCGCCGGACAACAACAGCGCGAGGCGCAGCGACTGCAGACGTTGGGCCAAGGGTATATGAGTCAGCTCTTGCGCCTGCAGGTCACTGAGTTTTTCACCCAAGCGGTGCCCGGCACGCTGACATCGTTGTCGCGGGCCTGTGCGTTTTTGATTGGCGGGTACTGGGTGGTGCAAGGGACTTGGCAATTGGGCGCGTTGATCGCCTTTTCCACCTATCTGGGCATGGCTGTCGGCCCGGTCCAGAGCCTGCTAGGGCTCTACGTAGCGATTCAGCGGATGACCGTGAGCCTTGGGCGGGTCATGGAACTGCGCGGTGAAGAGCCAACCGTCCTCACTCCGGTTGCGCCGCAGCCGATGCCGGTCTCTGGCGAACTGCGTTTCGACAACGTGCACTTCAGCCATCCCGGTCGCCCGACCACCTTGCGTGGTATTCAAGCGCGAATTCCCTATGGGTTGAAAGTCGCCCTGAGCGGCGGCTCTGGTGTCGGTAAGTCGACCCTGATCGATCTGCTGCAGCGGCACCACGATCCGCAGTCCGGTCGGGTCTTGCTGGGGGAGGTCGATCTGCGGGAACTGGACCTGTTCCAGCTGCGTCGGCGGATAGCCGTAGTCAGTCAGGACATCGTGCTGTTTCGCGGCAGCCTCGCCGACAACCTGGCCTACGCGGTGCCCGACGCCAGTCGCGAAGCGATTGCCGAAGTGGCGCGGCTGGCGCAGCTCGACAACCTGGTCGAGTCACTGCCCGAAGGCCTCGACAGCCCTTTGGGCGAGCGTGGCCAGCAGTTGTCCGGCGGGCAGAAACAGCGCATCGCCATCGCCCGGGCGCTGTTGCAGGATCCGTTGATCCTGGTGCTGGACGAAGCGACTTCGGCGGTCGACGAAGCCACCGAGCGCGAAGTGATCGCGGCCATCGACCGGTTGTTCGCCGGGCGTACGCGGATCCTGATCAGCCATCGCCCCTCGACCCTGGCCGATGCCGATCTGTGCTTTGAACTGCTGGATGGCGTGCTCACGTCAAGAACGGTGCAGCATGAGGCCTGA
- the qhpE gene encoding subtilisin-like serine protease QhpE: protein MRPELRIGVVDSGHSPAQRGRVIAGRRFSLQEDGQAESDLRDDPLGHGSAVIEAISRRAPAAVFCVAQVFDQRGVTSALQIATAIDWLVAQDVRLINLSLGLRQDRHLLREACAAAVARGILLCASSPAQGEGVFPAKYPQVLRVTGDARCTEQQWSWLNSAQADFAACVHGTYPGQSGASLGCAALSGHIVGLLIENPEASNEHVVEWLQKNARYHGPERRVGA, encoded by the coding sequence ATGAGGCCTGAGCTGCGGATTGGGGTGGTGGACAGTGGTCATTCGCCGGCGCAACGGGGGCGAGTGATTGCCGGTCGGCGGTTCTCGCTACAGGAGGATGGACAGGCCGAAAGCGATCTACGCGACGATCCGCTGGGCCATGGTAGCGCGGTGATCGAGGCCATCAGCCGGCGTGCACCGGCGGCGGTTTTTTGCGTAGCCCAGGTGTTCGACCAGCGTGGCGTCACCAGCGCCTTGCAGATCGCTACCGCCATCGATTGGCTGGTGGCGCAGGACGTGCGGTTGATCAATCTGAGCCTCGGGTTGCGGCAGGATCGTCACCTGTTGCGTGAAGCCTGTGCTGCGGCGGTGGCGCGGGGCATTTTGCTGTGTGCGTCCAGCCCGGCCCAGGGCGAAGGGGTGTTCCCGGCAAAGTATCCGCAGGTGCTGCGGGTCACCGGCGACGCTCGTTGCACCGAGCAGCAATGGTCGTGGCTCAACAGCGCCCAGGCGGATTTTGCCGCGTGTGTTCACGGTACCTACCCGGGGCAGTCGGGTGCGAGCCTCGGCTGTGCGGCATTGAGCGGGCACATTGTGGGCTTGCTCATCGAAAATCCCGAGGCGAGCAACGAACACGTTGTCGAGTGGCTGCAAAAGAACGCCCGTTATCACGGCCCTGAACGGCGCGTCGGCGCATGA
- the qhpG gene encoding flavin-dependent monooxygenase QhpG, producing the protein MKPIVILGAGPAGAAVALGLRRLGYPVTLVSEWRRFAALEGVSVRVLDALRGAGLHQTLTDAAQPSQRQVSWNGQQHAQNIEFLLDRPSFDRGLREDLRLAGVELIEGRVLTVQPHASAHRIELQGRDALLADFLVEARGRQAPALGKGLRGPETVSLLNRWQGAPGTNASAVESLADGWAWMARRADGQCYWQWTVDVASAELPGKALLLDYCRQRFQQSALTQAFFGGEPQTDLHLHARSSTAILCPQVCGDHWIRVGDAAMAVDPLSGNGIFQSLSSALQAPAVINTLLRKPERRLLAQRFHQQRVEQLFLRFARIGRDFYADEQRWSNQPFWQARRQWPDAEVAHAEANFSALRIELAPVLRDGFVDEAEVVITADQPLGIWHVQGIELAALVRRLHTEPTAQVLAGLTAEQGQAVRSWLLGQGFKP; encoded by the coding sequence ATGAAGCCGATTGTGATTCTTGGCGCGGGGCCTGCGGGGGCGGCGGTGGCCCTGGGGTTGCGACGGCTTGGGTATCCCGTGACATTGGTCAGTGAATGGCGGCGCTTCGCGGCACTGGAAGGGGTTTCCGTGCGGGTGTTGGATGCCTTGCGCGGTGCGGGGCTGCATCAAACATTGACGGACGCGGCGCAGCCTTCCCAGCGACAGGTGTCCTGGAACGGTCAGCAGCATGCTCAGAACATCGAATTTTTGCTGGATCGCCCGAGCTTCGATCGCGGCTTGCGCGAGGATTTGCGCCTGGCGGGGGTTGAGTTGATCGAGGGCCGAGTGCTGACGGTGCAGCCACACGCTTCGGCACATCGAATCGAACTGCAAGGGCGTGACGCGCTGCTCGCGGATTTCCTGGTGGAGGCCCGCGGACGCCAGGCACCTGCCCTTGGTAAAGGCCTGCGTGGGCCGGAGACGGTCAGCTTGCTCAATCGCTGGCAAGGTGCGCCGGGTACCAACGCCAGCGCTGTGGAAAGCCTTGCGGACGGCTGGGCCTGGATGGCGCGCCGGGCCGACGGCCAGTGTTATTGGCAATGGACGGTGGACGTGGCCAGTGCCGAGTTGCCGGGCAAGGCGCTGTTGCTCGACTACTGCCGCCAGCGGTTCCAGCAGTCGGCATTGACCCAGGCGTTTTTCGGGGGTGAACCGCAAACCGATCTGCACCTGCATGCCCGCAGCAGTACGGCGATCTTGTGTCCGCAGGTCTGCGGCGATCATTGGATTCGTGTGGGCGACGCCGCCATGGCGGTGGATCCGCTGTCGGGTAATGGCATCTTCCAGTCGTTGTCTTCGGCGTTGCAAGCGCCTGCGGTGATCAACACGCTGTTGCGCAAACCTGAGCGGAGGTTGCTGGCACAGCGTTTTCATCAGCAACGGGTGGAGCAGTTGTTTTTACGCTTCGCGCGCATTGGCCGGGACTTTTATGCCGATGAGCAGCGTTGGTCGAACCAGCCGTTCTGGCAGGCGCGGCGGCAGTGGCCGGATGCTGAGGTCGCCCACGCCGAGGCGAATTTCTCCGCTCTGAGGATTGAGCTGGCGCCGGTATTGCGCGATGGATTTGTGGATGAGGCCGAGGTGGTGATCACGGCGGATCAACCGCTGGGGATCTGGCATGTGCAAGGGATTGAGTTGGCAGCGTTGGTGCGACGGTTGCACACCGAGCCGACTGCACAAGTGTTGGCTGGGTTGACGGCGGAGCAGGGGCAGGCGGTTCGCAGCTGGCTGCTGGGGCAAGGGTTCAAGCCCTGA
- a CDS encoding aldehyde dehydrogenase family protein encodes MPLPYLLPATSAFVQRAPRMLIGGDWVEAADGQTMPLHNPATGEVLCLVPRATPDDVDRAVLAARQAFDDSAWTRTRPRERQNLLWKLADLMQRDAELLAQLECLNNGKSAAVAQVMDVQLSIDFLRYMAGWATKIEGSSVDVSLPLMPNDQFHSFIRREAVGVVGAIVAWNFPLLLACWKLGPALATGCTVVLKPADETPLTALKLAELVLEAGYPEGVFNVVSGTGITAGSALTHNPLVDKLTFTGSTAVGKQIGKIAMESMTRVTLELGGKSPTIVMADADLKTAAAGAASAIFFNQGQVCCAGSRLYVQRKHFDNVVADIADIANAMKLGNGLDPSVEMGPLISARQQERVYGYIEKGRESGATIACGGEQFGPGFFVKPTVIVDVDQQHSLVQEEIFGPVLVAIPFDDEADALRMANDSPYGLGASIWSNDLAAVHRMIPRIKSGSVWVNCHSALDPALPFGGYKMSGVGREMGYAAIEHYTELKSVLIKL; translated from the coding sequence ATGCCCCTGCCTTATTTGCTCCCCGCCACCTCGGCCTTCGTCCAACGCGCCCCACGCATGCTCATCGGCGGTGACTGGGTCGAGGCCGCCGACGGTCAGACCATGCCGCTGCATAATCCGGCCACCGGCGAAGTGCTGTGCTTGGTACCACGGGCCACCCCCGACGATGTCGACCGCGCAGTGTTGGCCGCCCGTCAGGCTTTCGACGATTCGGCCTGGACCCGCACCCGCCCTCGGGAGCGGCAGAACCTGTTGTGGAAACTCGCCGACCTGATGCAGCGCGACGCCGAACTGCTGGCCCAGCTCGAATGCCTGAACAACGGCAAGAGCGCGGCGGTGGCGCAAGTGATGGACGTGCAACTGTCCATCGACTTCCTGCGCTACATGGCCGGTTGGGCCACCAAGATCGAAGGCTCCAGCGTCGACGTGTCGCTGCCGCTGATGCCCAACGATCAATTCCACAGTTTCATTCGCCGCGAAGCGGTGGGCGTGGTCGGCGCTATCGTCGCCTGGAATTTCCCGCTGCTGCTGGCTTGCTGGAAACTCGGCCCGGCACTGGCCACCGGTTGCACCGTCGTGCTCAAACCTGCCGACGAAACGCCGCTGACCGCGCTGAAGCTCGCAGAACTGGTGTTGGAAGCCGGTTACCCCGAAGGCGTGTTCAACGTGGTCTCCGGCACCGGTATCACGGCGGGCTCCGCCCTGACTCACAATCCGTTGGTGGACAAGCTGACGTTCACCGGCTCCACCGCCGTGGGCAAGCAGATCGGCAAGATCGCCATGGAATCCATGACCCGGGTCACTTTGGAACTCGGCGGCAAGTCGCCGACCATCGTCATGGCCGATGCCGACCTGAAGACCGCTGCCGCGGGTGCCGCCAGTGCGATTTTCTTCAACCAGGGCCAGGTCTGCTGCGCCGGTTCGCGGCTGTATGTGCAGCGCAAGCATTTCGACAATGTGGTGGCGGATATCGCCGACATCGCCAATGCAATGAAGCTCGGCAATGGCCTGGACCCCAGTGTCGAAATGGGCCCGCTGATCTCCGCGCGGCAACAGGAACGGGTTTATGGCTACATCGAAAAAGGTCGGGAAAGCGGCGCGACCATCGCCTGCGGCGGTGAGCAATTCGGGCCGGGGTTCTTCGTCAAACCCACGGTGATTGTCGATGTCGATCAGCAGCACTCATTGGTACAAGAAGAAATTTTCGGCCCGGTGCTGGTGGCGATTCCGTTCGACGACGAGGCTGATGCGCTGCGCATGGCCAATGACAGCCCTTATGGCCTTGGAGCAAGCATCTGGTCGAACGATTTGGCGGCGGTGCACCGGATGATTCCGCGGATCAAGTCGGGTTCGGTGTGGGTCAACTGTCACAGTGCCCTGGACCCGGCGTTGCCGTTTGGCGGCTACAAGATGTCGGGGGTCGGGCGCGAGATGGGGTATGCGGCGATCGAGCATTACACCGAGTTGAAATCGGTGTTGATCAAGCTCTGA
- the peaA gene encoding quinohemoprotein amine dehydrogenase subunit alpha gives MKRKLRSGLSVSLLAVAACVALHSPHSLAARDAQTVLKETCQGCHTPEANNALSRISHQRKTPEGWLMSIARMQIMHGLQISDDDRRTLVKYLADTQGLAPSETDGVRYALERRLNTVEKFDDQTSQMCGRCHSGARVALQRRPAQEWERLVNFHLGQWPSLEYQALSRDRDWFDLARKEMVPLLAKRYPLDDPAWKAWQGSAPKAEALVGDWSFSGHLPGKGELAGVMSVTADGSDTFKVNVKGQYADGSPFNGEGNAILYTGYEWRGNVSIDGVTMRQVFAAQGNAMQGRMFEAEHDERGLDFVAAKQGSNRLLAVQPGYLKAGSETEVTLIGSGLTGKPDFGKGVEVVQVLEQTPERLRVKLKAAANAQPGLRNVTVGTLKGPTLSVYSKIAEVKVVPEFSVARIGEGGGSTPKVQGRFDAEAWGKGADGKPYRIGVFPAQWTVEAFDDRAKEDEDVRFAGTMQADTGVFTPGDAGPNPQRKMSTNNAGNLKVIAAIDDAGRSLTGEGHMIVTVQRWNNPPIP, from the coding sequence ATGAAGAGAAAACTCCGATCAGGCCTGAGCGTCAGTCTGCTGGCCGTGGCGGCCTGCGTGGCGCTGCATTCGCCTCACAGCCTGGCAGCTCGCGACGCCCAGACTGTCCTCAAGGAAACCTGCCAGGGCTGTCACACCCCTGAAGCCAATAACGCCCTGAGCCGTATCAGCCACCAGCGCAAAACCCCGGAAGGCTGGCTGATGAGCATTGCCCGGATGCAGATCATGCACGGTTTGCAGATCAGCGATGACGACCGCCGAACCCTGGTCAAATACCTGGCCGATACCCAGGGCTTGGCGCCGAGCGAAACCGATGGTGTGCGTTATGCGCTGGAGCGACGGCTCAATACCGTTGAGAAATTCGACGACCAGACCAGTCAGATGTGCGGCCGTTGCCACTCCGGTGCGCGGGTTGCGCTGCAGCGCCGACCCGCCCAGGAATGGGAGCGCCTGGTGAACTTCCACCTCGGCCAGTGGCCGTCCCTTGAGTACCAGGCCCTGTCCCGCGACCGCGACTGGTTCGACCTGGCCCGCAAAGAGATGGTGCCGCTGCTGGCCAAGCGTTATCCGCTGGACGACCCGGCCTGGAAAGCATGGCAGGGCAGCGCGCCGAAAGCCGAGGCGCTGGTCGGCGACTGGAGCTTCAGCGGGCACCTGCCGGGTAAGGGCGAACTGGCTGGCGTCATGAGCGTGACTGCCGATGGCAGCGACACGTTCAAGGTCAACGTCAAAGGTCAGTACGCCGACGGCAGCCCGTTCAATGGCGAGGGCAATGCGATTCTCTACACCGGTTACGAATGGCGCGGCAATGTGTCCATCGATGGCGTGACCATGCGCCAGGTATTCGCCGCCCAGGGCAACGCCATGCAGGGCCGGATGTTCGAGGCCGAGCACGACGAGCGGGGGCTGGACTTCGTCGCCGCCAAGCAGGGTTCCAATCGTTTGCTGGCGGTGCAGCCGGGTTATCTGAAGGCGGGCAGCGAAACCGAAGTCACCCTGATCGGCAGCGGTCTCACTGGCAAACCTGACTTCGGCAAAGGCGTGGAAGTGGTCCAAGTGCTGGAGCAAACGCCCGAGCGCCTACGGGTCAAACTCAAGGCGGCTGCCAATGCTCAACCGGGCCTGCGCAACGTCACGGTCGGCACGCTGAAAGGCCCGACGCTGTCGGTCTACAGCAAGATCGCTGAAGTCAAAGTCGTGCCCGAATTCTCGGTGGCGCGGATCGGCGAGGGCGGTGGCTCGACGCCGAAAGTCCAGGGTCGTTTCGATGCTGAAGCCTGGGGCAAGGGCGCTGACGGCAAGCCCTATCGCATCGGCGTGTTCCCGGCGCAATGGACAGTGGAGGCTTTCGATGACCGCGCCAAAGAGGATGAAGACGTCAGGTTTGCCGGCACCATGCAGGCCGATACCGGCGTGTTTACCCCAGGCGATGCCGGGCCGAACCCGCAGCGCAAGATGTCCACCAACAATGCCGGCAACCTCAAGGTGATCGCCGCCATCGACGACGCAGGGAGGTCCCTGACCGGCGAAGGCCACATGATCGTCACCGTGCAACGCTGGAACAATCCACCCATTCCATAA
- the peaB gene encoding quinohemoprotein amine dehydrogenase maturation protein yields MGAILNLVERNLHEVHVDADRMLFHIPSSSLFASDELTGTIIDTLRGPGCSSDDLIQRLAARFNGEEITETLRELISLELVSDGSPLTPDIGTKRVERTAINTVVLNVNTGCNLSCTYCYKEDLDKPSAGKKMDVETAVASVEMLLRESPDEERFTVVFFGGEPLSNRKLIEYMVDYCEKRFAEAGKFVEFVMTTNATLLTEDTVDYLNAHRFGLSVSIDGPKTVHDRNRITVGGQGTYDVVRRKAQMLLARYNSRPVGARVTLTTGVTDVETIWDHLFNELGFAEVGFAPVTSGDISSFNLSSDELVEVFANMKRLGRRYLEAALEHRNIGFSNLHQLITDIHEGHKKALPCGAGLKMLAVDHKGELNLCHRFTGSSLPTFGNVHSGVKQVELNDFLSQRLDRTNTGCEDCQIRNLCSGGCYHESYARYGDPTHPTYHYCELMRDWVDFGIEVYTRIMAHNPAFISSYITPRKAH; encoded by the coding sequence ATGGGCGCTATTTTGAATCTGGTCGAACGCAATCTGCACGAAGTGCATGTCGACGCCGACCGCATGTTGTTCCACATTCCCAGCAGCTCGCTGTTCGCCAGCGATGAGCTGACGGGCACCATCATCGATACCTTGCGCGGTCCCGGCTGTTCATCGGACGACCTGATCCAACGCTTGGCCGCACGCTTCAACGGCGAAGAAATCACCGAAACCCTGCGTGAGCTGATTTCCCTGGAACTGGTCAGCGACGGCTCGCCACTGACCCCGGACATCGGTACCAAACGCGTCGAGCGCACCGCGATCAATACCGTGGTGCTCAACGTCAACACGGGCTGCAACCTGAGCTGCACCTACTGCTACAAAGAAGACCTCGACAAGCCCTCGGCCGGCAAGAAGATGGACGTTGAAACAGCGGTCGCTTCGGTAGAAATGCTGCTGCGCGAATCCCCGGATGAAGAGCGTTTCACGGTGGTGTTCTTCGGGGGAGAGCCGCTGAGCAATCGCAAGCTGATCGAGTACATGGTCGATTATTGTGAAAAGCGTTTTGCCGAAGCGGGCAAGTTCGTCGAATTCGTCATGACCACCAACGCCACGTTGCTCACCGAAGACACCGTGGACTACCTCAACGCCCACCGCTTCGGGCTCTCGGTGAGTATCGACGGGCCGAAAACCGTGCACGACCGCAACCGCATCACCGTGGGCGGGCAGGGCACGTACGACGTGGTACGGCGCAAGGCCCAGATGCTGCTGGCGCGCTACAACAGCCGCCCGGTCGGCGCGCGGGTCACCCTGACCACGGGCGTCACCGACGTCGAAACGATCTGGGATCACCTGTTCAACGAACTGGGGTTTGCCGAGGTCGGTTTTGCTCCGGTGACGTCCGGCGATATCAGCAGCTTCAACCTGTCCAGCGACGAGCTGGTCGAAGTGTTTGCCAACATGAAAAGGCTCGGTCGGCGTTATCTGGAAGCGGCGCTGGAACACCGCAATATCGGTTTTTCCAACCTGCACCAGTTGATCACCGATATTCATGAAGGCCACAAGAAGGCTCTGCCTTGCGGGGCGGGCCTGAAGATGCTGGCGGTGGATCACAAGGGCGAATTGAACCTGTGCCACCGCTTTACCGGTTCGAGCCTGCCGACGTTCGGCAACGTTCACAGCGGGGTGAAACAGGTCGAGTTGAACGATTTCTTGTCCCAGCGCCTGGACCGTACCAACACCGGTTGCGAAGACTGCCAGATCCGCAATCTCTGCTCTGGCGGCTGCTACCACGAGAGCTACGCCCGATACGGCGACCCGACCCACCCGACTTATCACTACTGCGAACTGATGCGTGACTGGGTCGACTTCGGCATCGAGGTTTACACCCGGATCATGGCTCACAACCCTGCGTTTATCAGCAGCTACATCACTCCGCGCAAGGCTCACTGA
- the qhpC gene encoding quinohemoprotein amine dehydrogenase subunit gamma, translating into MKHLKAINNKAQKLDQAAAENRIEEVVAMSSVAGCASTTDPGWEIDAFGGVSSLCQPMEADLYGCSDPCWWPAQVPDMMSTYPDWNKDAQASNENWRNLGTVFPKDK; encoded by the coding sequence ATGAAACATCTCAAGGCAATCAACAACAAAGCCCAGAAGCTCGATCAGGCCGCGGCCGAAAACCGTATCGAAGAAGTGGTGGCGATGAGCTCCGTCGCCGGCTGTGCCTCGACCACTGATCCAGGTTGGGAAATCGACGCGTTTGGCGGCGTGTCGTCGCTGTGCCAGCCAATGGAAGCCGACCTGTATGGCTGCTCCGACCCATGCTGGTGGCCGGCCCAGGTGCCGGACATGATGAGCACCTACCCGGACTGGAACAAGGATGCCCAGGCGTCCAACGAAAACTGGCGCAACCTCGGCACTGTCTTTCCGAAAGACAAGTGA
- the peaD gene encoding quinohemoprotein amine dehydrogenase subunit beta, giving the protein MQCIKACGLAAFGVLGVISLNVLADENTALQSGHEYMVTTNYPNNLHVIDLATDSLFKTCKIPDAFGPGTVQLSPDRKTAYVLNNHYADVYGVELDSCKQVFHASITQKPGEKAKSMFAFTLSHDGKELFTIANPTLMLNDRYEVQQPRLDVYATDAGMDAKPIRSFPAPRQLTIMQSGDDGTLYVAGADVYKVNVNTGKFDVLIPSRHWKRANYSAPDVLYVWNQQTYRHDFSLLYTAAKFKDKKQDPATAEYLYGLFSIDLKTGKTETTDFGPLTEIYFSGMRSPKDPNLMFGVLNRLAKYDIKQKKLLQAATLDHSYYCISFNKAGSKIYLAGTFNDVAVFDADSLKQIGNIKLPGGDMAITTAQIFTR; this is encoded by the coding sequence ATGCAATGCATCAAAGCCTGCGGCTTGGCCGCGTTCGGTGTCCTGGGCGTTATATCGCTCAATGTTCTGGCCGATGAAAACACCGCGCTCCAAAGCGGTCACGAATACATGGTGACCACCAATTATCCGAACAACCTGCACGTGATCGACCTGGCCACCGACAGCCTGTTCAAGACCTGCAAAATACCGGATGCCTTCGGTCCTGGCACCGTGCAGCTGTCGCCGGATCGCAAGACCGCCTACGTGCTGAACAACCACTACGCGGATGTCTACGGCGTTGAGCTGGACAGCTGCAAGCAGGTCTTCCACGCCAGCATTACCCAGAAACCGGGGGAGAAAGCGAAGTCGATGTTCGCCTTTACCCTCAGCCATGACGGCAAGGAACTGTTCACCATCGCCAATCCGACGTTGATGCTCAACGATCGTTACGAGGTGCAGCAACCTCGGCTCGACGTGTACGCCACCGATGCCGGCATGGACGCCAAACCCATTCGCAGCTTCCCGGCGCCACGGCAGCTGACCATCATGCAAAGCGGCGACGATGGCACGTTGTATGTGGCGGGAGCGGATGTCTACAAGGTCAACGTGAACACTGGCAAGTTCGACGTGCTGATTCCCAGTCGCCATTGGAAACGTGCCAATTACAGCGCACCGGATGTGCTCTACGTGTGGAACCAGCAGACCTACCGTCATGATTTTTCGCTGCTCTACACCGCAGCGAAATTCAAGGACAAGAAGCAGGACCCGGCGACCGCCGAGTACCTCTATGGGCTGTTCAGCATCGACCTGAAAACCGGCAAGACCGAAACCACCGACTTCGGCCCCCTGACGGAAATCTACTTCAGTGGCATGCGCTCGCCCAAAGACCCGAACCTGATGTTCGGCGTGCTCAACCGGCTGGCCAAGTACGACATCAAGCAGAAAAAACTGCTTCAGGCCGCTACGCTGGATCATTCCTACTACTGCATTTCGTTCAACAAGGCCGGCAGCAAGATTTACCTGGCGGGTACCTTCAACGACGTAGCGGTGTTCGATGCCGACAGTTTGAAGCAAATCGGTAACATCAAATTGCCCGGCGGCGACATGGCGATTACCACGGCGCAAATATTCACGCGTTAA